A single window of Bacillota bacterium DNA harbors:
- a CDS encoding LysM domain-containing protein, which yields MDGSLNPGRQKLLSGRKHPQGVSGEKRHRHLALAASGTILLGSALLAGGYWLQLTRQSVPVAAMAPGSAAGPRLARGERWVVVQPGDTLWSLAVKHGPAGADPRRYVDAILRENPGADAARLRPGQALYLPHP from the coding sequence ATGGACGGGAGCCTTAACCCGGGTAGGCAAAAGCTGCTGTCCGGCCGCAAACACCCGCAAGGGGTCAGCGGTGAAAAGCGCCACAGGCACCTCGCCCTGGCCGCCAGCGGCACCATTCTGTTGGGCTCGGCCCTACTGGCCGGGGGCTACTGGCTGCAATTGACCCGCCAATCCGTCCCGGTGGCGGCCATGGCTCCGGGGTCCGCCGCCGGCCCTCGGCTGGCGCGAGGGGAGCGGTGGGTCGTGGTGCAGCCCGGGGATACGCTCTGGTCGCTCGCGGTGAAGCACGGTCCCGCAGGAGCCGATCCGAGGCGGTACGTGGACGCCATCCTCCGCGAAAATCCCGGTGCTGACGCGGCCCGCTTGCGGCCGGGTCAGGCGCTCTATCTCCCGCACCCCTGA